One Mycolicibacterium fortuitum subsp. fortuitum genomic window carries:
- a CDS encoding class I SAM-dependent methyltransferase: MTDRTVDNPFFARVWKTLSSSEPQALRRLRGENLTGLSGRVLEIGAGTGTNFAFYPPTVTEVVAIEPERHLAEVARDAAGLAPVPVTVTSDTAEKFSSVEPFDAVVCSLVLCSIDQPETVLRQLFSIVRPGGELRYLEHVAGTGWRSRMQRAADATVWPRLFGNCHTHRHTEQAIADSGFQVETAHREMAMPAWVPLPVTEFAIGRAVRPA, encoded by the coding sequence GTGACCGACAGAACCGTGGACAATCCGTTCTTCGCGCGGGTGTGGAAGACGCTGTCGAGTTCGGAGCCGCAGGCGCTGCGCCGGTTGCGCGGTGAGAATCTCACCGGACTCAGCGGCCGCGTCCTGGAGATCGGCGCGGGTACCGGCACCAACTTCGCCTTCTATCCGCCGACGGTGACCGAGGTGGTCGCCATCGAACCCGAACGTCACCTTGCCGAGGTGGCCCGTGACGCGGCGGGGCTGGCTCCGGTACCGGTGACGGTCACCAGCGACACTGCCGAGAAGTTCAGCAGCGTAGAGCCGTTCGATGCGGTGGTGTGCTCGTTGGTGCTGTGCTCGATCGATCAGCCCGAGACGGTTCTGCGCCAGTTGTTTTCGATTGTCCGCCCCGGCGGCGAGCTGCGGTACCTGGAGCATGTTGCGGGTACCGGCTGGCGCTCCCGGATGCAGCGGGCGGCCGATGCCACGGTATGGCCGCGGTTGTTCGGCAACTGCCACACCCATCGGCACACCGAGCAGGCCATCGCCGACAGCGGATTCCAGGTGGAGACCGCGCACCGCGAGATGGCGATGCCGGCCTGGGTGCCGCTGCCGGTGACGGAATTCGCGATCGGACGCGCGGTCAGGCCGGCCTAG
- a CDS encoding PucR family transcriptional regulator: protein MAAWTLPSPRVRELIRQCALVVVNPRAEWLDEYDAAVLGANPTVSADPELAAAIIRSNHANLYFWGTANVRDPGAPVPPNTGPEPLAIARELVRRGIDAFALDAYRVGEGVAWRRLLEIAFGLTSDPAELHELLDVCSRSVSAFVDATLAGIAAQIELERDELTRGTHAERRETVALLLDGAPIPRQRAESRLGYALSGPHTAAVIWCEDSEADLSDLDRVATAFGQSCGDPKPLSVLASSATRWVWAAGSPDSTEGMSGLGDAAAPSSGIRIAIGPTAAGPDGFRRSHFDAITTQQMMARLHSTQSIAQFADVELVALTTADPDRAAEFVSRNLGDLETADPELHETVRVFVNEQCNASRAAARLYLHRNTLLRRLARADALLPRPLADNSVAVAVALDLLRWHGNRTG from the coding sequence ATGGCCGCCTGGACACTACCCTCACCACGAGTCAGAGAACTGATCCGGCAATGTGCACTGGTCGTCGTCAACCCCCGCGCCGAATGGCTCGACGAGTACGACGCCGCAGTCCTCGGCGCCAACCCGACGGTATCGGCCGATCCCGAGCTCGCGGCAGCCATCATCCGCAGCAATCATGCCAACCTCTACTTCTGGGGCACGGCGAACGTGCGCGACCCCGGCGCACCGGTGCCCCCGAACACCGGACCCGAGCCGCTGGCCATCGCGCGCGAGCTGGTACGCCGAGGAATCGACGCCTTCGCCCTCGATGCGTACCGGGTAGGTGAGGGCGTGGCGTGGCGGCGGCTGCTGGAAATCGCGTTCGGCCTGACCTCGGATCCGGCCGAACTGCACGAGCTGTTGGACGTGTGCTCGCGGTCCGTCAGCGCCTTCGTCGACGCCACCCTTGCCGGTATCGCTGCCCAGATCGAACTGGAGCGCGACGAACTGACCCGCGGCACGCATGCCGAACGGCGCGAGACCGTCGCATTGCTGCTCGACGGCGCACCGATCCCTCGGCAGCGCGCGGAGTCACGCCTGGGCTACGCGTTGAGCGGACCACACACCGCAGCCGTGATCTGGTGCGAGGATTCCGAGGCCGACCTCTCCGATCTGGACCGGGTCGCCACGGCATTCGGCCAATCCTGCGGCGACCCGAAACCGCTCAGCGTGCTGGCCAGTAGCGCCACCCGCTGGGTGTGGGCGGCAGGCAGCCCTGACAGCACCGAGGGCATGTCCGGACTGGGCGATGCCGCCGCACCGTCGAGCGGTATCCGGATCGCCATCGGTCCGACGGCAGCCGGGCCGGACGGGTTTCGGCGCAGTCATTTCGATGCGATCACGACGCAGCAGATGATGGCCCGGCTGCACTCCACACAGTCGATCGCCCAGTTCGCCGATGTCGAACTGGTGGCATTGACCACCGCCGATCCGGATCGCGCCGCCGAGTTCGTCAGCCGCAACCTCGGTGACCTCGAGACAGCCGACCCCGAACTACACGAAACAGTAAGGGTATTCGTCAACGAGCAGTGCAACGCCTCACGCGCCGCAGCCCGGCTGTACCTACACCGCAATACGCTGCTGCGCCGATTGGCCCGCGCCGACGCACTGCTGCCGCGTCCGCTTGCCGACAACAGCGTCGCGGTAGCCGTCGCCCTGGATCTGCTGCGCTGGCACGGTAATCGGACCGGCTGA
- a CDS encoding DoxX family protein: MTNTIETGAATADMTDTGLLLLRIATGATMLQAGLIKAFDFGTAVGFMESSGWRLPAFGAFMVTAAETLGGIGLLLGILTPLAACAVIGAMVDAWAVNVSADAFWSQPFNVPFLAAFGAAALLFTDAGAYSVDQRVFGRSRVSGRASVGLAFIGVAVAVVTWIALNGTNPIHFTKPGA; this comes from the coding sequence ATGACCAACACCATCGAAACCGGCGCCGCGACCGCTGACATGACCGATACCGGCTTGCTCCTCCTGCGTATCGCCACCGGCGCAACCATGCTCCAGGCCGGCCTGATCAAGGCTTTCGACTTCGGCACCGCCGTCGGATTCATGGAGTCCAGCGGCTGGCGGCTCCCGGCGTTTGGCGCCTTCATGGTCACCGCGGCCGAGACACTCGGCGGCATCGGCCTGCTGCTCGGCATCCTGACGCCGCTGGCGGCCTGCGCCGTGATCGGCGCGATGGTCGACGCCTGGGCCGTGAACGTCTCGGCCGACGCCTTCTGGTCGCAGCCGTTCAACGTGCCGTTCCTGGCCGCGTTCGGCGCGGCGGCGCTGCTGTTCACCGACGCAGGGGCCTACTCGGTGGACCAGCGGGTGTTCGGCCGCTCCCGGGTATCGGGCCGGGCATCTGTGGGGCTGGCCTTCATCGGCGTCGCCGTCGCCGTGGTCACGTGGATCGCACTGAACGGGACCAACCCCATCCACTTCACGAAGCCGGGTGCCTGA
- a CDS encoding NAD(P)H-dependent flavin oxidoreductase, producing MALKTKFTETFGVEHPIVQGGMQWVGRAELVAAVANAGALGFITALTQPTPADLAKEIERCRELTDKPFGVNLTILPTINPPPYDEYRQVIVDSGIKIVETAGSNPAPHLPMFHENGIKVLHKCTSVRHAVKAQSLGVDGISIDGFECAGHPGEDDIPGLVLIPAASAKIEIPMIASGGFADARGLVAALALGADGINMGSRFMCTAESAIHQNVKEAIVAGTELDTELIFRSLGNTARVASNTVSREVVQILKDGGQFEDVKDLVAGKRGVKVYEIGDLDAGIWSVGTSMGLINDIPTCGELVSRMVSEAEELISGRLANMIGAGEAEPEKEAVLA from the coding sequence ATGGCATTGAAGACGAAGTTCACCGAGACGTTCGGGGTCGAGCACCCGATCGTGCAGGGTGGCATGCAGTGGGTCGGCCGGGCCGAACTCGTTGCGGCCGTGGCGAACGCGGGTGCGCTGGGTTTCATCACCGCGCTCACCCAGCCCACCCCGGCCGATCTGGCCAAGGAGATCGAGCGGTGTCGTGAGCTCACCGACAAGCCGTTCGGGGTGAACCTGACGATCCTGCCGACGATCAACCCGCCGCCATACGACGAGTACCGCCAGGTGATCGTCGACTCCGGCATCAAGATCGTCGAGACCGCGGGCTCCAACCCGGCGCCGCACCTGCCGATGTTCCACGAGAACGGGATCAAGGTGCTGCACAAGTGCACCTCGGTGCGTCACGCCGTCAAGGCACAGAGCCTGGGTGTGGACGGCATCAGCATCGACGGGTTCGAGTGCGCCGGACACCCCGGCGAGGACGACATCCCGGGCCTGGTGCTCATCCCGGCCGCCTCGGCCAAGATCGAGATCCCGATGATCGCCTCGGGCGGTTTCGCCGACGCACGTGGTCTGGTGGCCGCGCTGGCGCTGGGCGCCGACGGCATCAACATGGGCTCGCGGTTCATGTGCACCGCGGAATCGGCGATCCATCAGAACGTGAAGGAAGCGATCGTGGCGGGCACCGAGCTCGACACCGAGCTGATCTTCCGCAGCCTGGGCAACACTGCGCGCGTCGCGAGCAACACGGTCTCGCGTGAGGTGGTGCAGATCCTCAAGGACGGCGGCCAGTTCGAGGACGTCAAGGATCTGGTGGCAGGCAAACGGGGCGTGAAGGTCTATGAGATCGGTGATCTTGACGCCGGTATCTGGTCGGTCGGGACCTCGATGGGCCTGATCAACGACATTCCCACCTGCGGCGAGCTCGTCTCGCGGATGGTGTCCGAGGCCGAGGAGCTGATCAGTGGGCGCCTGGCGAACATGATCGGCGCGGGCGAGGCCGAGCCGGAGAAAGAAGCAGTCCTCGCCTGA
- a CDS encoding MMPL family transporter, with translation MLHRIAHLALAAPRRVLAVAALVMVAAGVFGIPVAKSLSAGGFQDPTSESARATALLSDKFARGDMQLVISVADDSAAGANSPAARAVGTDIAAKLKASPYVTEVSSAWTVPPPAAATLISKDGKTGLILAGITGGESGAQKHAKELTDQLVHDRDGVTVRAGGEAMIYVQINGQSEKDLLMMESIAIPLSFLVLVWVFGGLLAAALPLAVGGFAILGSLAVLRGFTMVTDVSIFALNLTVAMGLALAIDYTLLIVSRYRDELADGADPDRALVRTMVTAGRTVLFSAMTVALSMVAMVLFPMYFLKSFAYAGIAVVALAAFAAIVVAPAAIVLLGDRLDAYDVRRFLRRVLGRPEPVRKPVEQTFWYRMTKRVMRRSVPVGLAVIALLLMLGAPFLGIKWGFPDDRVLPSSASSRQLGDELRNDFAVDSSTAVTVVLPDVTRLTPAQLDRYAGELSRAADGVSVSAPGGTFVDGRRVGPPTSGTGMAEGSAYLTVGSHVPLFSDASEAQLDALHAVPAPAEVQFTGLAQVNRDSSHAITSRLPMVLGVIAAITFVLLFLLTGSVVLPLKALVLNILSLSAAFGALVWIFQDGHLGALGTTSTGTLVANLPVLLFCIAFGLSMDYEVFLVSRIREYWLESGRPRADGTEMSPRQRNDESVALGLARTGRVVTAAALLMSISFAALIAAQVAFMRMFGLGLTIAVLVDATLVRMLLVPAFMHLMGQWNWWAPAPLARLHERIGISESGPDDAVSGDAPREPDECERAGAGVKDPG, from the coding sequence TTGCTCCACCGCATCGCACATCTGGCCCTCGCCGCGCCGCGACGGGTTCTCGCAGTGGCCGCATTGGTGATGGTCGCCGCCGGCGTATTCGGCATTCCCGTCGCCAAGAGCCTGTCGGCGGGCGGATTCCAGGACCCGACGTCGGAGTCGGCACGGGCAACGGCGCTGCTGTCGGACAAGTTCGCGCGCGGCGACATGCAGCTGGTCATCAGCGTCGCCGACGACTCGGCGGCCGGTGCGAACAGCCCGGCGGCCAGGGCCGTGGGCACCGACATCGCCGCCAAACTCAAGGCTTCGCCGTACGTGACCGAGGTCAGCTCGGCCTGGACCGTGCCCCCGCCTGCGGCGGCGACGCTGATCAGCAAGGACGGCAAGACCGGCCTCATCCTGGCCGGCATCACCGGCGGCGAGAGCGGCGCACAGAAGCACGCCAAGGAGCTCACCGATCAACTCGTGCACGACCGCGACGGTGTCACGGTGCGCGCCGGCGGTGAGGCGATGATCTACGTCCAGATCAACGGGCAGAGCGAAAAAGACCTCTTGATGATGGAATCGATCGCGATCCCGTTGAGCTTCCTGGTGCTGGTGTGGGTGTTCGGCGGACTGCTCGCCGCGGCGTTGCCGCTGGCGGTCGGCGGCTTCGCGATACTCGGGTCACTGGCGGTGCTGCGCGGGTTCACCATGGTCACCGACGTCTCGATCTTCGCGCTCAACCTCACCGTTGCAATGGGGCTGGCGCTGGCCATCGACTACACGCTGCTGATCGTGAGCCGCTACCGCGACGAGTTGGCCGACGGCGCCGACCCGGACCGGGCGTTGGTGCGCACGATGGTGACGGCCGGGCGCACGGTGCTGTTCTCGGCGATGACAGTGGCACTGTCGATGGTCGCGATGGTGCTGTTCCCGATGTACTTCCTCAAGTCGTTTGCCTACGCGGGCATCGCGGTGGTGGCCTTGGCGGCCTTCGCCGCCATCGTGGTGGCCCCGGCCGCGATCGTGCTGCTGGGGGATCGCCTCGACGCCTACGACGTGCGCCGGTTCCTCCGACGGGTCCTGGGCCGGCCCGAGCCGGTGCGCAAACCCGTCGAGCAGACGTTCTGGTACCGCATGACCAAGCGGGTCATGCGCCGCTCGGTTCCGGTCGGGCTCGCGGTGATCGCGCTGTTGCTCATGCTCGGCGCACCGTTCCTCGGCATCAAGTGGGGCTTCCCCGACGACCGGGTGCTGCCGTCGTCGGCGTCGTCCCGGCAACTCGGCGACGAGCTGCGCAACGATTTCGCGGTCGACTCCTCGACCGCGGTCACCGTGGTGCTGCCCGACGTGACCCGCCTGACTCCAGCTCAACTCGACCGGTACGCCGGTGAGCTGTCCCGCGCCGCCGACGGGGTCTCGGTGTCCGCGCCCGGCGGCACCTTCGTCGACGGCCGTCGCGTCGGCCCGCCGACCTCGGGAACCGGAATGGCCGAGGGCAGCGCGTATCTCACCGTCGGGAGCCATGTGCCGTTGTTCAGCGATGCCTCTGAGGCACAGCTCGACGCCCTGCATGCCGTTCCCGCCCCGGCCGAGGTCCAGTTCACCGGTCTCGCGCAGGTCAACCGTGACAGCTCGCATGCGATCACCTCGCGGCTGCCGATGGTGCTCGGCGTCATCGCCGCAATCACATTCGTACTGCTGTTCCTGCTCACCGGCAGTGTGGTGCTCCCGCTGAAAGCGTTGGTGCTCAACATCTTGTCTCTGTCGGCCGCGTTCGGTGCGTTGGTGTGGATCTTCCAGGACGGCCATCTGGGGGCACTGGGCACCACATCGACGGGCACGCTGGTGGCCAATCTTCCGGTGTTGTTGTTCTGCATCGCATTCGGTCTGTCGATGGACTATGAGGTGTTCCTGGTTTCGCGGATCCGCGAGTACTGGCTCGAATCCGGCCGGCCCCGGGCTGACGGTACTGAGATGTCCCCGCGGCAACGCAACGACGAGAGCGTCGCGCTCGGCCTGGCCCGTACCGGTCGGGTGGTGACTGCCGCGGCATTGCTGATGTCGATCTCCTTTGCCGCGCTGATCGCCGCGCAGGTCGCCTTCATGCGCATGTTCGGCCTGGGCCTGACCATTGCGGTACTGGTCGATGCCACGTTGGTGCGCATGCTGTTGGTGCCGGCCTTCATGCACCTGATGGGGCAGTGGAACTGGTGGGCACCCGCACCGTTGGCCCGGTTGCACGAGCGCATCGGGATCAGCGAATCGGGTCCGGACGACGCCGTGTCCGGCGATGCGCCCCGAGAACCGGACGAGTGCGAGCGGGCCGGAGCCGGTGTGAAGGATCCTGGTTAG
- a CDS encoding TetR/AcrR family transcriptional regulator — translation MVSVVIQSRKRRRAPRGSGELLRDQILDATTELLLETGHAKAVSIRSVAERVGVTPPSIYLHFEDKDTLLDAVCSRYFEKLDEEMQRAAADHTSTIEVLRAQGHAYVNFARRTPELYRLATMGEGRPGSDVDTALNSSAFQHMRAAMEALISEGIYPPGDATTLALELWTAAHGVAALLISKPYLPWGDVEEFTDRVLRAVCTGQIASGIIGTDLEPMETIARLKGLDSEPTEEGQKP, via the coding sequence CTGGTTAGCGTGGTGATCCAGTCACGTAAACGGCGCCGTGCACCGCGCGGCTCCGGCGAGCTGCTGCGTGATCAGATCCTCGACGCCACAACCGAACTGCTGCTGGAAACCGGTCATGCCAAGGCAGTGTCGATTCGCTCGGTGGCCGAGCGGGTCGGGGTCACACCGCCGTCGATCTACCTGCACTTCGAGGACAAGGACACACTGCTGGACGCGGTGTGCTCGCGCTACTTCGAGAAACTCGACGAGGAGATGCAGCGTGCCGCCGCCGATCACACCTCCACCATCGAGGTGTTGCGCGCGCAGGGGCACGCCTACGTGAACTTCGCCAGGCGTACGCCTGAGTTGTACCGGCTGGCCACGATGGGTGAGGGCAGGCCCGGCAGTGACGTCGACACCGCGCTGAACAGCTCTGCGTTCCAGCACATGCGGGCCGCGATGGAGGCTCTGATCAGCGAAGGTATCTACCCACCGGGTGACGCCACGACGTTGGCCTTGGAACTGTGGACCGCGGCGCACGGAGTAGCGGCGCTGCTGATCTCCAAACCCTATCTGCCTTGGGGAGATGTCGAGGAGTTCACCGACCGGGTGCTGCGGGCGGTGTGTACTGGTCAGATCGCGTCGGGGATCATCGGAACCGACCTGGAGCCCATGGAGACCATCGCCCGGTTGAAGGGCCTGGACAGCGAACCGACCGAAGAAGGGCAGAAGCCGTGA
- a CDS encoding 3-hydroxyacyl-CoA dehydrogenase, which translates to MEIKDAVAVVTGGASGLGLATTKRLLDAGAQVVVIDLKGEEVVAELGDRAKFVATDVTDEAGVAKALDVAESLGPVRINVNCAGIGNAIKTLSKNGAFPLDGFRKVVEVNLIGTFNVIRLSAERIAKTEPLAGEERGVIINTASVAAFDGQIGQAAYSASKGGVVGMTLPIARDLSRELIRVCTIAPGLFKTPLLGSLPEEAQKSLGQQVPHPARLGDPDEYGALAVHIIENPMLNGEVIRLDGAIRMAPR; encoded by the coding sequence ATGGAGATCAAGGACGCGGTAGCCGTCGTCACCGGCGGAGCCTCGGGCCTGGGCCTGGCCACCACCAAGCGACTGCTGGATGCGGGTGCTCAGGTGGTCGTGATCGACCTCAAGGGTGAAGAGGTGGTGGCCGAACTGGGTGATCGGGCCAAGTTCGTCGCCACCGACGTCACCGACGAGGCGGGCGTGGCCAAGGCGCTCGACGTCGCGGAATCGCTTGGCCCCGTGCGGATCAACGTCAACTGCGCGGGCATCGGCAACGCGATCAAGACCTTGAGTAAGAACGGTGCGTTCCCGCTCGACGGCTTCCGCAAGGTGGTCGAGGTCAACCTGATCGGCACGTTCAACGTGATCCGGCTGTCGGCCGAGCGCATCGCCAAGACCGAACCGCTGGCAGGCGAGGAGCGCGGCGTCATCATCAACACCGCGTCGGTGGCGGCGTTCGACGGTCAGATCGGCCAGGCCGCCTACTCGGCGTCCAAGGGCGGTGTGGTCGGCATGACCCTGCCGATCGCGCGTGACCTCTCGCGTGAGCTGATCCGCGTGTGCACCATCGCGCCGGGTCTGTTCAAGACGCCGCTGCTGGGCTCGCTGCCCGAGGAGGCGCAGAAGTCGCTGGGGCAGCAGGTGCCGCACCCGGCCCGGCTCGGCGATCCCGATGAGTACGGTGCCCTGGCCGTGCACATCATCGAGAACCCGATGCTCAACGGCGAGGTGATCCGCCTCGACGGCGCTATCCGCATGGCTCCCAGGTAA
- a CDS encoding GntR family transcriptional regulator: protein MVELGEWVLVDPSADKPLFDQLRIQIIEGIRQGRLTPGTRLPTVRELAGKVGLAVNTVARAYRELESAGVLETRGRYGTFVARADPADAAMAAAAHSFAEAARALGIGKADALSYLDNEFD, encoded by the coding sequence GTGGTCGAGTTGGGGGAATGGGTTCTGGTCGATCCGAGCGCGGACAAACCGTTGTTCGATCAACTCAGAATTCAGATTATCGAGGGCATTCGGCAGGGCCGTCTGACGCCGGGCACCCGATTGCCGACGGTGCGTGAACTGGCAGGGAAGGTCGGGCTCGCGGTCAACACGGTGGCCAGGGCCTATCGTGAGTTGGAGTCGGCAGGGGTCCTGGAGACCAGGGGTCGGTACGGCACGTTCGTCGCCCGGGCCGATCCGGCGGATGCGGCGATGGCCGCAGCCGCGCATTCGTTCGCCGAGGCCGCCCGTGCGTTGGGTATCGGTAAGGCCGATGCCCTGAGCTATCTGGACAACGAGTTCGACTGA
- a CDS encoding NAD-dependent deacylase has translation MQVTVLSGAGISAESGVPTFRDVETGLWAKVDPYEISSIEGWQRHPEKVWAWYLWRHYMMAHVLPNDGHRAVAAWQDFADVHVITQNVDNLHERAGSTNVYHLHGNLFEFRCDACGSRFEGDLPEMPEPVETIEPPVCPCGGLIRPSVVWFGEPLPDDAWQRSVLAVSNADVVIVVGTSSVVYPAAGLPEAALAAGTVVIEVNPERTPLSDSATLSLRETAAGSLPNLLQRLPTLLGSRDAG, from the coding sequence GTGCAAGTGACTGTCCTCAGCGGTGCCGGCATCTCGGCGGAGAGCGGTGTCCCCACCTTCCGCGACGTGGAGACGGGCCTGTGGGCAAAGGTGGACCCTTACGAGATATCCAGCATCGAAGGCTGGCAGCGGCACCCGGAGAAGGTCTGGGCCTGGTATCTGTGGCGCCATTACATGATGGCGCATGTGTTGCCCAACGACGGGCATCGCGCCGTGGCGGCCTGGCAGGACTTCGCCGACGTCCACGTCATCACCCAGAACGTCGACAACCTGCATGAGCGGGCCGGCAGCACCAACGTCTATCACCTGCACGGCAATTTGTTCGAGTTCCGTTGTGATGCTTGCGGTTCGCGATTCGAGGGTGACCTGCCGGAGATGCCGGAGCCGGTCGAGACCATCGAACCCCCGGTATGTCCGTGCGGCGGCCTGATCCGGCCGAGTGTGGTGTGGTTCGGCGAGCCTCTTCCCGACGACGCCTGGCAACGGTCAGTGCTTGCAGTCAGCAACGCCGACGTGGTGATCGTGGTGGGCACCAGCTCGGTCGTCTATCCGGCGGCAGGTCTGCCCGAGGCGGCCCTGGCGGCAGGCACCGTCGTGATCGAGGTCAATCCGGAACGCACACCGCTGTCCGACAGCGCCACGCTGTCGTTGCGCGAGACCGCAGCCGGCTCCCTGCCGAACCTGCTGCAGCGGTTACCCACCCTGCTCGGTAGTCGCGACGCGGGCTAG
- a CDS encoding enoyl-CoA hydratase produces MTVTREYPDVKDVSVTLEDGVLSVTLNRPDSLNSLTQGMLVAIADAMDLAAGDPEVRVVRLGGAGRGFSSGAGISEEDQNADSHDAEGVLDAANRAVASIVALPKPVVAAVQGPAAGVGVSLALACDVVLASESAFFLLAFTKIGLMPDGGASALVAANIGRIRAMRLALLADRLTATDAFDWGLISAVYPADEFDAAVDKIIAKLRSGPAVALRETKQAVNAATLTELDGAFARERKGQLQLLVSGDFREGTKAFQQNRRPEFSDQ; encoded by the coding sequence ATGACCGTGACCCGCGAATACCCCGACGTAAAAGACGTATCCGTCACTCTTGAGGACGGCGTGCTGTCGGTGACGCTCAACCGGCCCGACAGCCTCAACTCGCTGACCCAGGGCATGCTCGTCGCGATCGCCGACGCCATGGACCTGGCCGCCGGCGACCCTGAGGTGCGGGTGGTCCGCCTGGGCGGTGCAGGCCGCGGGTTCAGCTCGGGCGCGGGCATCAGCGAGGAAGACCAGAACGCCGACAGCCATGACGCCGAAGGCGTGCTCGACGCCGCCAACCGCGCGGTCGCCTCCATCGTCGCGCTGCCCAAGCCTGTCGTGGCCGCGGTGCAGGGACCCGCCGCCGGCGTGGGTGTGTCACTGGCCCTGGCGTGCGACGTCGTTCTGGCCTCCGAGTCCGCCTTCTTCCTGTTGGCCTTCACCAAGATCGGCCTGATGCCCGATGGCGGCGCTTCGGCACTGGTCGCCGCCAATATCGGCCGGATCCGCGCCATGCGTCTGGCCCTGCTCGCCGACCGCCTCACCGCGACCGACGCCTTCGACTGGGGTCTGATCAGCGCCGTGTACCCGGCCGACGAGTTCGACGCCGCGGTGGACAAGATCATCGCCAAGCTGCGGTCCGGGCCGGCAGTCGCTCTGCGCGAGACCAAGCAGGCCGTCAATGCCGCGACGCTCACCGAGCTCGACGGTGCCTTCGCCCGCGAGCGCAAGGGCCAGCTGCAACTTCTGGTGTCAGGGGACTTCCGGGAGGGCACCAAGGCCTTCCAGCAGAACCGGCGCCCGGAGTTCAGCGACCAGTAA
- a CDS encoding CaiB/BaiF CoA transferase family protein produces the protein MAGPLQGLRVVELAGIGPGPHAAMILGDLGADVVRVERPGRSGGVPAGERDSMLRNRRSVAADLKSDEGRELVLKLISKADVLIEGYRPGVTERLGLGPEDCAKINDRLIYARMTGWGQEGPRALQAGHDINYISLNGLLHAVGRKGERPVPPLNLAGDFGGGSMFLLVGVLSALFERQTSGKGQVIDAAMVDGSSVLMQMMWSFRSQGMWSDERGTNMLDTGAPYYDTYETADGKYMAIGAIEPQFYAELLKGLGLDGADLPGQNDMARWPELREAFTKAFAAHDRDHWAKVFAGTDACATPVLSFAEVLTEPHIAERDTFFDDGGHLQPMPAPRFSRSTTAEPTPPRPRGADTEAVLRDWV, from the coding sequence ATGGCAGGACCACTGCAGGGTTTACGCGTTGTGGAGTTGGCCGGCATCGGCCCCGGCCCGCACGCGGCGATGATTCTCGGCGACCTGGGTGCCGACGTCGTGCGCGTCGAACGACCGGGCCGCAGCGGGGGAGTGCCCGCCGGTGAACGCGACTCGATGTTGCGCAACCGCCGCTCGGTCGCGGCTGATCTCAAGAGTGACGAGGGACGCGAGCTGGTGCTCAAGCTGATCTCCAAGGCTGACGTGCTGATCGAGGGCTATCGGCCCGGTGTCACCGAACGTCTGGGCCTGGGCCCCGAGGATTGCGCCAAGATCAACGACCGGCTGATCTACGCCCGCATGACGGGCTGGGGCCAGGAAGGCCCGCGGGCCCTGCAGGCCGGCCACGACATCAACTACATCTCGCTCAACGGCCTGCTGCACGCGGTCGGCCGCAAGGGGGAGCGTCCGGTCCCGCCGCTGAACCTGGCCGGGGATTTCGGTGGCGGGTCGATGTTCCTGCTCGTCGGCGTCCTCTCGGCCCTGTTCGAGCGGCAGACCTCGGGCAAGGGTCAGGTGATCGACGCCGCGATGGTCGACGGCTCGTCGGTGCTGATGCAGATGATGTGGAGCTTCCGCAGCCAGGGCATGTGGTCCGACGAGCGTGGCACCAACATGCTCGACACCGGCGCGCCCTACTACGACACCTACGAGACCGCCGACGGCAAGTACATGGCCATCGGCGCCATCGAGCCGCAGTTCTACGCGGAGCTGCTCAAGGGATTGGGCCTGGACGGCGCAGATCTTCCGGGGCAGAACGACATGGCCCGCTGGCCCGAGCTGCGTGAGGCCTTCACCAAGGCCTTCGCCGCCCACGATCGCGATCACTGGGCCAAGGTGTTCGCCGGCACCGATGCGTGTGCCACGCCGGTGTTGTCGTTCGCCGAGGTGCTAACCGAACCGCACATCGCCGAGCGCGACACGTTCTTCGACGACGGGGGCCACCTGCAGCCGATGCCGGCACCGCGGTTCTCGCGCAGCACCACGGCCGAGCCGACTCCGCCGCGTCCCCGCGGGGCCGATACGGAAGCCGTTCTGCGGGACTGGGTTTAG